In Labrus mixtus chromosome 11, fLabMix1.1, whole genome shotgun sequence, a single window of DNA contains:
- the LOC132983541 gene encoding class II histocompatibility antigen, B-L beta chain-like isoform X2, translating to MRLFLLYRLTVSAVLLWATPTGGYVYQAMYDLPPVVRVRQTEPADYGEQSVLECSVLGFFPQEVRVRWLRDGVEVTSDVSSSDIMANGDWSFQVHSFLELIPRRGERVTCRVDHSSLQKNLDVDWDTYPLDAKRLKKTLGITSFCFGFSAAVFGAAYYWWKKRSDFSPLRRQDPTSPEL from the exons ATGAGACTCTTTCTTCTCTACAGGCTCACAGTCTCTGCTGTTCTACTCTGGGCTACACCAACAG GTGGATATGTGTATCAGGCTATGTATGACT TGCCTCCGGTTGTCAGAGTCCGTCAGACCGAGCCAGCGGACTACGGGGAGCAGTCCGTGCTTGAGTGCAGCGTTCTGGGTTTTTTTCCTCAGGAAGTGAGGGTGAGATGGCTGAGAGACGGGGTAGAGGTCACCAGTGATGTGTCGTCCTCAGATATCATGGCCAACGGGGACTGGAGCTTCCAGGTGCACTCCTTCCTGGAGTTAATACccaggaggggggagagagtgacCTGCAGGGTGGACCACAGCAGCCTGCAAAAGAATCTGGATGTGGACTGGG ACACTTATCCGCTGGATGCTAAACGCCTGAAGAAGACATTGGGCATCACCTCCTTCTGCTTCGGCTTCAGTGCAGCTGTATTTGGAGCAGCTTACTACTGGTGGAAAAAGAG GTCCGACTTCAGCCCACTGCGCAGACAAGATCCAACTTCTCCAGAGTTATAA
- the LOC132983541 gene encoding class II histocompatibility antigen, B-L beta chain-like isoform X1 yields MRLFLLYRLTVSAVLLWATPTGGYVYQAMYDCEYGEDDLSDMVFLVKNVFNKEIVTLYDSRVGKYVGFGEMGMRNADHYNSQRWKMELRKIQVEIVCRYNAKYYQRSIRDRKVPPVVRVRQTEPADYGEQSVLECSVLGFFPQEVRVRWLRDGVEVTSDVSSSDIMANGDWSFQVHSFLELIPRRGERVTCRVDHSSLQKNLDVDWDTYPLDAKRLKKTLGITSFCFGFSAAVFGAAYYWWKKRSDFSPLRRQDPTSPEL; encoded by the exons ATGAGACTCTTTCTTCTCTACAGGCTCACAGTCTCTGCTGTTCTACTCTGGGCTACACCAACAG GTGGATATGTGTATCAGGCTATGTATGACTGTGAGTACGGGGAAGACGACCTCTCAGATATGGTCTTTTTAGTGAAGAACGTGTTTAACAAGGAGATAGTTACGCTCTATGACTCTCGGGTTGGGAAGTATGTTGGCTTTGGAGAAATGGGCATGAGGAACGCCGACCATTACAACTCACAGCGTTGGAAAATGGAGCTCCGAAAAATTCAAGTGGAGATTGTCTGCAGATACAACGCGAAATATTACCAAAGGAGCATACGCGATAGAAAAG TGCCTCCGGTTGTCAGAGTCCGTCAGACCGAGCCAGCGGACTACGGGGAGCAGTCCGTGCTTGAGTGCAGCGTTCTGGGTTTTTTTCCTCAGGAAGTGAGGGTGAGATGGCTGAGAGACGGGGTAGAGGTCACCAGTGATGTGTCGTCCTCAGATATCATGGCCAACGGGGACTGGAGCTTCCAGGTGCACTCCTTCCTGGAGTTAATACccaggaggggggagagagtgacCTGCAGGGTGGACCACAGCAGCCTGCAAAAGAATCTGGATGTGGACTGGG ACACTTATCCGCTGGATGCTAAACGCCTGAAGAAGACATTGGGCATCACCTCCTTCTGCTTCGGCTTCAGTGCAGCTGTATTTGGAGCAGCTTACTACTGGTGGAAAAAGAG GTCCGACTTCAGCCCACTGCGCAGACAAGATCCAACTTCTCCAGAGTTATAA
- the LOC132983543 gene encoding H-2 class II histocompatibility antigen, A-U alpha chain-like has translation MKCDMAVKLFQVLLVICLSKCSHGKHLLRFLTFCQKNVTGDGQNDIEFDGDQLLHTDTFTHQPVQRLPEFGDEWIPDPGLAPDSYVNLGTCYYNIPRAIAGAKSPAANIASPTSMIHPKQEIEIGVPNTLICFVKDFHPPTVTIIWTRNEEPVDQMVVSQTQYYSNQDFSFNTASYLEFTPQVNDIYSCSVGHIGLREPLTKFWEVKDTDQQLVETALCVCGVILGLIGVVTGLWFIVKANKSCQA, from the exons atgaaatgtgacatgGCAGTGAAGTTGTTCCAGGTGCTGCTGGTGATTTGTCTTTCAAAATGCAGTCACG GTAAACACCTGCTTCGCTTTTTGACCTTCTGTCAGAAGAACGTCACGGGTGACGGCCAGAATGATATTGAGTTCGACGGCGATCAGCTCCTCCACACCGACACGTTCACCCATCAGCCGGTCCAGCGGCTGCCAGAGTTCGGGGACGAGTGGATTCCTGATCCTGGACTGGCCCCAGACTCATATGTCAACCTGGGTACCTGCTATTACAACATCCCACGAGCCATAGCAGGAGCTAAAAGTCCTGCAGCGAACATAG CCAGTCCCACCTCTATGATCCACCCGAAACAAGAGATCGAAATCGGGGTCCCTAACACGCTCATCTGCTTCGTCAAAGACTTCCATCCGCCTACAGTTACAATCATCTGGACCCGGAACGAGGAGCCGGTGGACCAGATGGTCGTCAGCCAGACTCAGTACTACTCCAACCAGGACTTCAGCTTCAACACCGCTTCCTACCTGGAGTTCACTCCGCAGGTGAACGACATCTACTCCTGCAGCGTGGGGCACATCGGCCTGCGGGAGCCTCTCACCAAGTTCTGGG AGGTTAAAGACACAGACCAGCAGCTTGTGGAGacagcgctgtgtgtttgtggtgtgatCCTGGGGCTGATTGGAGTTGTCACAGGACTCTGGTTCATCGTGAAAGCTAACAAGTCCTGCCAGGCGTAA